Proteins from a genomic interval of Danio rerio strain Tuebingen ecotype United States chromosome 4, GRCz12tu, whole genome shotgun sequence:
- the LOC100151424 gene encoding LOW QUALITY PROTEIN: cytolytic toxin-alpha-like (The sequence of the model RefSeq protein was modified relative to this genomic sequence to represent the inferred CDS: substituted 4 bases at 4 genomic stop codons), translating into MAGQPQLSKEHSGNSSKSPKKDFTTTSELQASVTGGKARKRASLYIFGKDSQLALHAPSHGVTLWDRKSMNDNLDTHPQPRTDLNFSSSDSVSDKCNLMDISASLKASFLGGLIEVGGSARYLRDTKSTNQQSKVTMNYSETTRFDQLIISQLQNITYPQVFEQKTATHVITAVLYGAQAFMVFDRTLSTNENTQEIKGELDVMIKKIPFFSIEGKGSVXMTDSDKDKAEKISCTFHGDFHLAQNPTSYMEALDTYQKLPTLLKENSQNAVPIKVWLYPLCLLNNNVAKLERXIRSSLISNTVEIIENLNEFYRVSSDLSKNTLTNDFSDIQERLSSFQESVGIYKMVFQKAVARVLPDIXGRLKEEESLADILKIHHYSPLNAGKLNQWLKDENSELHLLSSYIEMLDGIKLEDSDGLSTILSNPDVDVVVCLTITSLSYEDPDLNKQEEFLKSDRFNKLDEGNYLKAVEPVRKWFNNPDAIRQMRESLTQFRSFSEANKNXNRMCFFVSAISDHSNPVTSIYLYEKGELKNTKFQLPSKPPPPIVKDVQNQTVSLKLQKFPTGVTVKYRVEYKESNADSAAEENWLVISEVYV; encoded by the exons ATGGCTGGCCAACCACAATTATCCAAAGAGCACAGCGGCAACTCATCCAAGAGTCCCAAAAAAGACTTCACAACAACATCAGAACTGCAGGCCTCAGTTacg ggagggaaagCCAGAAAGCGTGCCTCtctgtacatctttggcaaagacagtCAGCTTGCGCTCCATGCCCCATCAcacg GTGTTACTCTGTGGGACAGGAAATCAATGAATGACAATTTGGACACCCATCCTCAGCCCAGGACCGATTTGAACTTCAGCAGCTCTGATTCTGTCTCTGACAAGTGCAATTTAATGGATATAAGTGCTTCTCTGAAAGCCAGCTTCTTGGGTGGGCTTATTGAGGTGGGAGGATCTGCCAGATATCTGCGTGACACCAAATCCACAAACCAACAGTCAaaagtaacaatgaattacagcGAAACAACCAGATTTGACCAGCTGATCATCAGTCAGCTGCAGAATATCACCTACCCTCAAGTGTTTGAGCAGAAAACTGCAACTCATGTGATCACGGCTGTACTGTACGGAGCCCAGGCATTCATGGTGTTCGACAGGACATTATCAACAAATGAGAATACCCAGGAGATTAAGGGAGAATTAGATGTAATGATCAAAAAGATCCCCTTTTTTTCCATTGAGGGAAAAGGATCTGTATAGATGACAGATAGTGACAAGGACAAAGCCGAGAAGATATCCTGCACTTTTCATGGGGACTTCCATCTTGCGCAAAACCCCACCTCATACATGGAGGCCCTGGATACATACCAGAAGCTGCCCACACTACTGAAGGAGAATTCTCAGAATGCAGTTCCAATTAAAGTCTGGCTGTATCCCCTTTGCTTACTAAATAATAATGTAGCCAAGCTGGAGAGATAAATCCGCTCAAGTCTGATTTCCAACACTGTAGAAATAATTGAGAATCTGAATGAATTCTACAGGGTTTCCAGTGACCTGTCCAAAAATACACTCACAAATGATTTCAGTGACATCCAAGAGAGACTTAGCTCATTTCAGGAGTCAGTTGGCATCTACAAGATGGTGTTCCAGAAAGCAGTGGCCAGGGTCTTGCCTGATATTTGAGGGAGGCTAAAGGAGGAGGAATCCCTTGCAGATATCCTGAAGATCCACCATTACTCCCCTTTAAATGCAGGGAAGCTAAACCAGTGGTTAAAGGATGAAAATTCTGAACTTCACCTCCTGAGTTCATATATAGAGATGCTTGATGGGATCAAACTTGAAGATTCAGATGGTCTCAGCACCATCCTTAGTAATCCTGATGTTGATGTTGTGGTTTGCTTGACCATCACATCTTTGAGCTATGAAGACCCTGATCTCAACAAACAGGAGGAGTTTCTGAAATCTGACCGGTTTAACAAACTAGATGAAGGAAACTACCTTAAAGCAGTGGAACCTGTCAGAAAGTGGTTTAACAATCCTGATGCCATCAGACAGATGAGAGAGAGCTTAACTCAATTCAGGAGTTTTTCAGAggctaataaaaattaaaacagaatGTGCTTCTTTGTTTCTGCTATCTCAGATCACTCCAATCCAGTCACTTCCATCTATCTGTATGAAAAAGGAGAACTGAAAAACACAAAGTTTCAGTTGCCATCCAAACCACCTCCACCAATAGTGAAGGATGTCCAGAACCAAACTGTGTCTCTGAAACTGCAGAAGTTCCCAACTGGAGTTACAGTGAAGTACAGAGTCGAGTACAAGGAGTCAAACGCTGATTCTGCTGCTGAAGAAAATTGGCTTgtcataagtgaagtttatgtataa